ATCTGCTGATTGCCGGAGGGACAGGGTCTGCTTACATCATCAGCGTAGCAGCAACATTTTTTGATCTCGGACCCGGGTATGATACTCTCTATTACGATACGGTAGCTCTCCTTATACTTTTCATCGTGCTTGGTAGGTTTCTCGAAGCCAGGGCAAGGAGCCGGACTTCGGAAGCAATAAGGAAATTGATGGAACTCAGGGCAAAGACCTCCCGAATTCTTGTGGATGGTGTGGAGAAAGAAGTTCCTGTTGAAGAAGTCGTGGTTGGCGACATTGTTGTTGTTCGCCCGGGAGAGAAAATTCCGGTTGACGGGGTTGTAGTTGAAGGCAGTTCGGCAGTGGACGAGTCAATGCTTACCGGTGAGAGTATTCCTGTAGAGAAAAGCCCCAGCAGCACGGTTATCGGGGCTACGCTAAATAAAACAGGAACTTTTAATTTCCGGGCTACCAAAGTCGGGGCTGATACCGCTCTTGCCCAGATAATCAGGCTTGTTGAAAATGCTCAGACTTCTAAAGCCCCAATCCAGAGGGTTGCGGATATCTTTGCTGGCAACTTCATAATAGCGGTGCATATTCTTACCCTTCTCGCCTTTTTCTTCTGGTTCTTCGTAGGCTACTGGCGCTTTGGGGTATCCGCAGCTATGGGAGGAATCAGCCCCTTCCTCTTTTCCCTGCTTATAGGCATTACAATCCTTGTGATCTCATGCCCATGCGCGGTTGGGCTTGCAACTCCTGCAGCCATCATGGTGGGCACTGGTCGGGGAGCGGAAAACGGAATCCTCATAAAAGGTGGGGAAGCCCTTGAGAGGGCACATAAGCTTGATACAATAGTTTTTGACAAAACCGGAACTCTTACAGAAGGCACTCCAAAACTCACAGACGTGCTTACAACCCCTGGTAATGAAAAGGAACAGGTGCTTTTTATAGCTGCAACGGCTGAAAAGGGATCGGAACATCCCCTGGGAGAAGCTATTGTAAAGGGAGCTGAGGAGATGGAGATCAGCCTCGGAAAAGCAGAAAATTTCCGTTCAATTCCGGGAAAGGGTGTTGAAGCTTATTTTGAGGAAAAGCAAATCCTGCTCGGCACACGTAAACTTATGGAAGAGAATGGGGTCTCCTTTGAGATCCTTGAGCCTGAAATGCGTGCATTTGAAGAAGATGGGAAAACTGCGATGCTCGTAGCGTATGAGAAAAAAATCATAGGCATTGTTGCAGTTGCCGATACCCTTAAGGAGAACTCCAGGGAAGCAGTTGAGACCCTGGCAAAAATGGGAATCGAGGTAGCTATGATTACAGGAGACAATGCCATTACAGCAGGTGCGATAGCCAGACAGGTAGGTATTTCAAGAGTGCTTGCTGAAGTGCTTCCTGAGGATAAGGCAAATGAAGTTAAAAAACTTCAGGATGAAGGAAAGCTTGTCGGGATGGTAGGTGACGGCATTAATGACGCTCCTGCATTGATCCAGTCCGATGTGGGAATTGCAATGGGAGCGGGAACTGATGTGGCAATGGAGTCCGCAGAAATCGTACTTATAAAAAACGACCCCAGAGATGTGGTCGTAGCTCTTAAGCTGAGCCGGCTTACTATCCGCAAGATCAAACAGAACCTGTTCTGGGCTTTTGGGTATAATTCGATAGGTATCCCTATTGCAGCCGGGATTCTTTATCCCGTTTTTCATCGAATATTGATTACACCTGAACTTGCTGCCGCCTTTATGGCTCTGAGCTCGGTCTCGGTGACTACCAATTCCCTGCTAATGAAAAGAAGCAAACTTAAATGAGCTGGCAGACAGTTTTAAAGTCTGTTAAGAAAAGCTAGAAAAGTAAGCAGGAGAGTTAAACAGGAAAAGGAGAGTTAAACAGGAAAGTTACACAGAGTAATTACGCAGGAAAGTTACAGAGTAGTTATGAAGGAAACTTAAACAGGAGAATTATATGGTAAAATTCGGATCAACAGAAAACAAGCAAAGAATAGTGCTCTTATTAAGTCTTGCCACTTCGATATTGCTTGTTGTACTTTTTCTTTTAGGGTCTCTTTTAACCAATATATCAAGAGGAGAAATAGCCTACACCCAGGTAGACATGGCTGCGGGCTCTATTTTTGTTTTTGTTATTTCCATGATAATTTCGCTGTCTCTATGGCCCAGAGTAGCGGATAGGCTTGAAGACAGGGAAGATAGCAATAAAGCCCCAGCATGATTTCTTCGGGCAGGACAGTTTTAGAGAGGGTATATATTCCTGAACCTATAAAATCCAGTAAAAAATAAATAGGGAGTTTCACTCCGGAAAGAGTGCTGTTAGGAAAACAACGCAGAAAATGACCTCTTCAGAGAATGACCTCTTACGAAGTCGTACCTTTCCTGCGGCAGAACTATTTGCCTGTCAGAGTGAATCGATGCAAATAAAGCACTTATTAAGCAATTATTCAAACGCAGTAAATTTGTCCTTAAGCGCTCCACATACTGGGCACACGTCCGGGGCTTCTCCCTCAAGAGTGTATCCGCATACTTCACAGATCTGGACAGGACCGAGCTCCATGTCCTTTCCAGAGTTCACCCGTTCAAGTGCTCTTTCGAAAAGCTGTTTATGCAATTTTTCACTGGCATATGACCATTCGAAACTTCGCTGTGCACCTTTCTCTCCCTGGAATTTTGCAACTTCTATATATACAGGATACATTTCTTCAATCTCAAATGTCTCACCAGCAATGGCCAGTTTAAGGTTTTTTACTGTATCCCCAGGACCAAAGGCTCCCATGCTGTTTGCGACAAATCCCCCATCGAGATGTCTTAGTTCCCTGTAATGGTCTCCTGCATGTACATATTCAGCATGGGCAATTGCGCGGAATAAACGGGCCACGTTACTGAATTTCTCTTTTTCCGCCTGATTTCCAAAATGTAAGTATCTCATATGTGCCTGGCTTTCTCCTCCGAATGCATTGATAAGATGCTGCTCTGTCATTTTTTTCATTTGAAAACCTCTTCTTTAAAAATCCAATTATACATATACTCAGGACTTAAGCAGTTGAGAAACAACGTTAAGATGAGAAAGTCTGTAACGGATATTCTTATTTAAGTGACAGATATCCTTGTTTAGACCTCTTTAAGTTTAATTCCCGGGATTCAATATTACTGATTTCCCGACTCAACTGCATCAGTCCCCAATTACCTTACTCAATTTTTACATCAATAGCGTTTTCAAAAGGCTGCTGGTAAGGTACTGTAACTTTAAGTACACCATTAGAATACCTAGCTGTAGCTTTGTCCGGGACAACAGGGCAGCAGATTGCATAGCTGTCCACATATTCGACTCCTTCCTTGGTAGCTCTCACATAAAAGCCGTCTTCTGTGAGCTTAAAAGAAATATCCTTCTTTTCCACCCCCGGAAGGATGACCTCAATTTCAAGATTCTCATACTTTTCGTCAGGATATGCGCATATGGATGGTGAAACTTTTGTCATATCTGCCATTAAATTACCCCCAAATAACATCATCAATTAATGTATTTATATATTTTCTTTCGGTTAAGTAATCTGTTAACGTTAAAATGACTGCAAATTGATTCATTTTAATCCTCTTAAATAATCTTTTTAAATTATAGGCTTATGGAAAAGTAGGGGAAGGCAAAAATTGATTTTTATAAGAAAGAAGTAAAAGCCGATGAGTCACACCAAAAATTAGTGAAATAAAATTAAAAGAAAACGAACTGCAGAATCAGAAGATAGGCGAGTTAAATAGGACTGGAAGATTAATGAGTTATATAAGATTAGAAAATAGATGAGTTATACAAAATTGGAAGATAAATATGTTTACATAGATCAGCAGATGTATTAGATAGAAACAAATTATGCCTTTATTCTTCAATGTGGGGGAACCTTAATACATCTTTAGAGATTATATCAATTAATTATTTTTACATAAAATATTTTTATGCAAGGTTTTTTAATATTCTTTTCAGATTGATATTAACAGCGAGTGTTTGTACATGAGAGAATCCGTAAGAAAACTGGGGCTTATAGGAGCCGGTCTCTGGGCAATAACCGAAGACAGGATAAATGAACTTGTAAAGGAACTTGTTGATAAAGGAGACATCAATAAAGAAGAAGGTAAAAAAGTTGTCCAGGATATGCTGGAAGAAAGAAAAAAACAGAAGCTCGATCTTGAGAAGAAAATCTCAGAGAAAGTTCAGGAGTCAATCTCGAAAATCGATGTATTTACTAAAAAAGATATGAGTGAGCTTGAATCCAGGATACAGACACTGGAAGAAGAAATTCAGAAAATTAAAAACAAAGAAAAGATGTTTTTTAAGTGAAAACGATTACTCCATGGTTTTCACTTCTTTCCTTTACATCTCACAATTCTTCAATTACTATCTCTTCTTCAGGGCTTGCATTCTCAAGCAAACCTTCAAGTTCTGCCATATCAGAATCAAGACTCTGGATTTCGGCTTGCGTAAGTCCTATTTCCAGATCCTCAGCTGGTATCCCGTTTCCTGCTTCAACGGCGTTTGGGTCTGCCTCTGACTTTTCCATTTCAGATGTACCGTTTCCTAGACAACCGGATCCTGCAAGCCAGATAATTAAAGCTGACAGTACGAGCAGGTGAGTGAATTTAACCATTTTCTGTCTCCTCTATCATGTAATTTTTCTTTCAGTAGGTTTTTCCAATCTCATCCCCTGAGCAAATTTTTTCTATCTACAGTTTTCAGGCTGTTCTCAAGTTAATTCAATGCCTTTTTCTAATTTAAATTCTTTATATTTTTAATTTGGGTTCTGTTAAGTTCCCGGGCTAAATTACGTTATGTTAACTTCAAATCCTTTGTCTCTCTCGATTTCATAATTCTTCAGTTCGCCGAACATTTTCCTGAGTATCTTATTCGCCTTGCTAATATCATTGAGGGATTGACGAAGGTAATTATTTGCCTTTTGCAGATCCTCCCGGGTGACATTCTCACTATTATAGATAGAATCCGCCGCTTCTTTCTTTTCCTGTGCGGATTTTATATATAATATATAGCTGGCAAGTTCAGTTTCAAGTTCAGCGGTGTTAACGCCCGTTTTTTTCATGTCCTCTACTTTTATACTAAGATTTTCAGAGAGGTTTTCGGACTTCTTAAGAAATTCTCCTATTTTCTCACTGACAGTCTTTCCTGCGCCTTCAAGGCTGGTTTTCTCAGCATTATTCCATACTCCGCGTACGGAACTGACCACGGAAACAAGTTCTTCCTGGCTTGATGCTTTTGCAATGTTTGTCTTCTCGATCTCAAGCAGTTTTATATCTTCATCTATGTCAATAACTTTTTCTTCCGTTCCGTTCCCGTTTGAATATGCCATGTTGCTCTTTACGTATGAGAGGTGAGCTACCATATATTCAATACTTGAGTTAAGATAGAGCTTTGTGGCATTTATAGCCTCTTCGGAATCAAGGTCAAGTTTTTCTCTCTGAATACTATTTCTGGTCTTGAGAAAATCTTCTTTTGCTTTACGGTACTCTTGCTTATGAAACTGGAGTTCTTCCTGTAATTGTTTTCTTTCCTGTTTGTGTTCGGAAATTTCATTTCTATTTTTTGAGCTGAGATTCTTCTGTTCCTGATTCGCATTAGATTCAGTACTGCTTGCCTCATCCATGCTGTCAGTCCCATTCATATATGAACCGCGGGAATCATCACGCATGTACTGATTTGGATTGTCGTTT
This region of Methanosarcina flavescens genomic DNA includes:
- a CDS encoding phasin family protein, producing MRESVRKLGLIGAGLWAITEDRINELVKELVDKGDINKEEGKKVVQDMLEERKKQKLDLEKKISEKVQESISKIDVFTKKDMSELESRIQTLEEEIQKIKNKEKMFFK
- a CDS encoding rubrerythrin family protein, with the protein product MKKMTEQHLINAFGGESQAHMRYLHFGNQAEKEKFSNVARLFRAIAHAEYVHAGDHYRELRHLDGGFVANSMGAFGPGDTVKNLKLAIAGETFEIEEMYPVYIEVAKFQGEKGAQRSFEWSYASEKLHKQLFERALERVNSGKDMELGPVQICEVCGYTLEGEAPDVCPVCGALKDKFTAFE
- a CDS encoding Hsp20/alpha crystallin family protein is translated as MADMTKVSPSICAYPDEKYENLEIEVILPGVEKKDISFKLTEDGFYVRATKEGVEYVDSYAICCPVVPDKATARYSNGVLKVTVPYQQPFENAIDVKIE
- a CDS encoding heavy metal translocating P-type ATPase, with protein sequence MEVTIGVYGMTCGHCQKRVADAISSLEGIESVDVNLESEYATVSFDPEKVTLEDIKAAIRKAGYSIEREETQEETPVEFFGAAEAAGTGTEAEERTLTEPKGSEEVPQSCPLDVTCELPAGEAPQVSEPKTGLKEITLGVSGMTCSACVANIERVLKKKAGVSSVAVNLELGRAKVGFDPSLISPKEIEDTIESIGYKVEKDTVTLNLEGMSCASCAANIERILNKTDGVISVSVNFPLEKAVVEFDSAQISVREIVATVQRIGYGASVRTETVEYEDREQISREVEIRKQRNNLIIAAVLGIPVAIGNMGMMFPSLLGFIPSFLFDPVVLFILSTLILIFPGRQFFVGTFKGFRHGVTDMDLLIAGGTGSAYIISVAATFFDLGPGYDTLYYDTVALLILFIVLGRFLEARARSRTSEAIRKLMELRAKTSRILVDGVEKEVPVEEVVVGDIVVVRPGEKIPVDGVVVEGSSAVDESMLTGESIPVEKSPSSTVIGATLNKTGTFNFRATKVGADTALAQIIRLVENAQTSKAPIQRVADIFAGNFIIAVHILTLLAFFFWFFVGYWRFGVSAAMGGISPFLFSLLIGITILVISCPCAVGLATPAAIMVGTGRGAENGILIKGGEALERAHKLDTIVFDKTGTLTEGTPKLTDVLTTPGNEKEQVLFIAATAEKGSEHPLGEAIVKGAEEMEISLGKAENFRSIPGKGVEAYFEEKQILLGTRKLMEENGVSFEILEPEMRAFEEDGKTAMLVAYEKKIIGIVAVADTLKENSREAVETLAKMGIEVAMITGDNAITAGAIARQVGISRVLAEVLPEDKANEVKKLQDEGKLVGMVGDGINDAPALIQSDVGIAMGAGTDVAMESAEIVLIKNDPRDVVVALKLSRLTIRKIKQNLFWAFGYNSIGIPIAAGILYPVFHRILITPELAAAFMALSSVSVTTNSLLMKRSKLK